One part of the Lotus japonicus ecotype B-129 chromosome 2, LjGifu_v1.2 genome encodes these proteins:
- the LOC130736038 gene encoding uncharacterized protein LOC130736038: protein MDKQKRRWIKLKDRTLPEYLKGVEDFLDFAFSGLKPKRFLRCPCRKCNNVRYKSRDDVMHDLLKWGFEPSYERWEYHGERVSDSSSDNDSHSEDEDNDYDVNLQGNDDAQTYSMLHDMDRGNVFDYPESSNMNEEPNKEAKSLYGLLKDAEQKLYPGCQKFSKLSFIMRLFQMKCVYGWSNNSFDSLIKLLVEALPEGNVLPNSMYEVRKIIKDLGLDYVKIDACVNDCILFRGGEYENLDKCPICGESRWQENKKKNVVPNKVVRYFPIKPRLQRLFMSKQIADDMKWHKHKRIDDGVMRHPADSLTWKRFDDDHEDFSSDPRNVRLGLASDGFNPFGIMSTAYSVWPVVLIPYNLPPWLCMKQPNIILTLLISGPKSPGIDIDVYLQPLIDDLKELWDAGIETYDASSRQNFQLRAALLWTINDFPAYAMLSGWSTKGKLACPCCHSETSSCRLKYGRKQCYMGHRRFLPTQHPWRMKKSPFDNTREVRVAPEPLTGDQVIAQLEGLELLPFGKATRKRKRIAKVNHNWKKKSIFFELPYWRTNLLRHNIDVMHVDKNICESVIGTLLDLEGKTKDTINSRLDLQRMGLKKQLHPIKIEDKYVIPPARYTMSKTEKTNFCRILKDVKFPDAYASNIGRCVNINELKISGLKSHDYHVILERLLPLAIRGLLPKDACDPLIEMSLFFGDLCSKELKLDELDHLQNRIGLTLCKLERIFPPSFFDVMVHLSVHLANEAKIGGPVQYRWMYPVERFLRILKSYVRNKARPEGSIAEGYVAEECMTFCARYLTDMDSRLNRPDRYMDYASDEFVGLSVFKNNGRSIGGGSWESMSSSDIQQAHFYILQNCEEVRPWIEEHMTKIRNESERNVAKRHREQFHKWFENEVVRLQQLGDTRITNQLVTLSKGPDFRVFNHKGYILNGFKFRTKDAEKHLKTQNSGVIVKGDELTGHADYYGVVRKITEIKYLDNKFVILFKCDWFEAPSEGRNQGRGYKKDDYGFISVDITRLFYKNDPFILGSQAELVYYVQYSDKENWYSVVKVKPRHIFDLPNGEDDDEFEAYQLNELSDTHGELATPLENQDEDALLGEQETPLVDQV from the exons ATGGATAAGCAGAAAAGGAGATGGATAAAACTTAAGGATAGAACTTTGCCAGAGTATTTAAAAGGAGTTGAGGATTTTTTAGATTTTGCTTTCTCTGGACTCAAACCGAAAAGGTTTTTAAGATGCCCATGTCGTAAATGCAATAATGTTCGTTATAAATCAAGAGATGATGTGATGCATGATTTACTAAAGTGGGGGTTTGAACCAAGTTACGAGCGTTGGGAGTATCATGGTGAAAGGGTAAGTGATTCATCATCTGATAATGATAGTCACTCTGAAGACGAGGACAATGATTATGATGTTAATCTTCAAGGAAATGATGATGCTCAAACTTACTCCATGCTTCATGACATGGATAGAGGTAATGTGTTTGACTATCCCGAATCTAGCAATATGAATGAGGAGCCGAATAAGGAAGCTAAAAGTTTGTATGGATTGTTGAAAGATGCTGAGCAAAAACTTTATCCAGGTTGTCAAAAATTCTCCAAACTATCTTTTATTATGCGTCTTTTTCAAATGAAATGTGTTTATGGATGGAGCAATAATTCATTTGATTCACTGATAAAGCTACTTGTAGAAGCTTTACCTGAAGGAAATGTGCTTCCCAACTCTATGTATGAGGTTCGTAAGATTATTAAGGATCTTGGACTTGACTATGTCAAGATAGATGCTTGTGTCAATGATTGTATTTTGTTTAGAGGAGGAGAATATGAAAATCTTGATAAATGTCCAATTTGTGGGGAAAGTAGGTGGCaagaaaataagaagaagaatgttGTCCCCAATAAGGTAGTTCGATACTTCCCTATAAAACCAAGACTACAAAGATTATTTATGTCAAAACAAATTGCAGATGACATGAAATGGCATAAGCATAAAAGAATTGATGATGGAGTTATGAGGCACCCGGCTGACTCTTTAACATGGAAGCGTTTTGATGATGACCATGAAGATTTTTCTTCAGATCCTCGTAATGTAAGACTTGGCTTAGCATCTGATGGTTTCAACCCGTTTGGTATTATGAGCACCGCCTATAGTGTGTGGCCGGTTGTTTTAATTCCTTATAACTTGCCTCCCTGGTTGTGTATGAAACAACCAAATATTATCTTAACATTGCTTATTTCTGGTCCAAAAAGCCCTGGGATTGATATTGATGTTTATCTTCAGCCTCTAATTGATGATTTAAAGGAGTTGTGGGATGCAGGTATTGAAACCTATGATGCATCATCAAGACAAAATTTTCAATTGCGTGCAGCCTTATTGTGGACAATCAATGACTTTCCTGCTTATGCCATGCTATCTGGATGGAGTACTAAAGGAAAACTAGCTTGCCCTTGTTGTCATTCAGAAACCAGCTCTTGTCGTTTGAAATATGGTCGGAAGCAATGCTACATGGGCCATCGTAGATTCTTACCTACTCAACACCCTTGGCGTATGAAAAAGAGTCCTTTTGATAACACACGAGAGGTAAGGGTTGCACCTGAACCATTAACTGGAGATCAAGTGATTGCACAACTGGAGGGTCTTGAGCTGCTACCATTTGGAAAAGCtacaaggaaaagaaaaagaattgcAAAGGTAAATCATAATTGGAAGAAGAAAAGTATCTTTTTTGAATTACCTTATTGGAGAACAAATTTATTGAGGCATAACATAGATGTGATGCACGTGGACAAAAATATTTGTGAAAGTGTTATTGGGACGTTGTTGGATCTTGAAGGCAAAACAAAAGATACAATAAATTCTAGATTAGATTTGCAGCGTATGGGACTCAAGAAGCAACTTCATCCTATTAAGATTGAGGATAAGTATGTGATTCCACCCGCACGTTACACTATGTCAAAGACagaaaaaactaatttttgTCGTATCTTGAAAGATGTGAAGTTTCCTGATGCTTATGCCTCAAACATAGGCCGTTGCGTAAATATAAATGAGTTGAAGATTTCAGGACTTAAAAGCCATGATTATCATGTTATACTTGAGAGACTTCTTCCCCTTGCCATAAGAGGGTTGCTTCCGAAGGATGCTTGTGATCCTTTGATTGAGATGTCTTTATTCTTTGGTGACTTATGCTCTAAAGAGTTGAAATTGGATGAGTTGGATCATTTGCAGAATCGTATCGGATTGACACTTTGTAAGCTGGAGCGCATCTTCCCACCGTCATTTTTTGATGTTATGGTTCATCTCTCAGTTCACTTGGCAAATGAAGCAAAAATTGGAGGTCCTGTTCAATATAGATGGATGTATCCTGTTGAAAG GTTTTTACGCATTCTAAAGAGTTATGTGCGCAACAAAGCACGACCAGAAGGTTCCATAGCAGAAGGATATGTGGCTGAAGAATGTATGACATTTTGTGCCAGATATTTGACCGACATGGATTCTAGGTTAAATCGACCAGATAGATATATGGACTATGCAAGCGATGAATTTGTTGGTTTGTCGGTGTTCAAAAACAATGGTCGATCTATTGGAGGAGGTTCATGGGAAAGTATGAGCTCTTCGGATATCCAACAAGCACATTTTTACATTTTGCAAAATTGTGAAGAAGTCAGACCTTGGATTGA AGAGCACATGACTAAGATTAGAAATGAAAGTGAAAGGAATGTAGCAAAGAGACACAGGGAGCAATTTCATAAATGGTTTGAAAATGAG GTTGTGCGATTACAACAATTAGGTGATACGAGGATTACTAATCAACTAGTAACATTATCTAAAGGACCAGATTTTCGAGTATTCAATCATAAAGGATACATTCTGAATGGTTTTAAGTTTCGTACAAAAGATGCAGAGAAACACCTGAAAACCCAAAATAGCGGTGTTATAGTGAAAGGAGATGAGTTAACTGGGCATGCTGATTACTATGGGGTTGTTAGAAAGATCactgaaataaaatatttagatAACAAGTTTGTTATACTATTTAAGTGTGATTGGTTTGAGGCTCCTTCTGAAGGTCGAAACCAGGGCAGGGGATATAAGAAAGATGACTATGGATTTATTAGTGTAGATATCACAAGGTTATTTTACAAAAATGATCCTTTTATCTTGGGCTCCCAAGCTGAGTTGGTTTATTATGTACAATACAGTGACAAGGAAAATTGGTATTCAGTGGTTAAAGTCAAGCCAAGACATATCTTTGACTTGCCAAATGGCGAAGATGACGATGAATTTGAAGCGTATCAACTAAATGAGTTGAGTGATACACATGGAGAACTAGCAACACCATTAGAGAACCAAGATGAAGATGCTTTACTTGGAGAACAAGAAACACCACTAGTGGACCAAGTATAA